CCTCAATGTCCCCACACCCCAAGAACCCATTCCCTCAACCCACAGACTATTCAGTCCTCAATGTCCCCATACCCCAAGAACCCATTCCTCAACCCACAGACTATTCAGTCCTCAATGTCCCCATACCCCAAGAACCCATTCCCTCAACCCACAGACTATTCAGTCCTCAATGTCCCCACACCCCAAGAACCCATTCCCTCAACCCACAGACTATTCAGTCCTCAATGTCCCCATACCCCAAGAACCCATTCCCTCAACCCACAGACTATTCAGTCCTCAATGTCCCCACACCCCAAGAACCCATTCCTCAACCCACAGACTATTCAGTCCTCAAAGTCCCCATACCCCAAGAACCCATTCCTCAACCCACAGACTATTCAGTCCTCAAAGTCCCCATACCCCAAGAACCCATTCCTCAACCCACAGACTATTCAGTCCTCAAAGTCCCCATACCCCAAGAACCCATTCCTCAACCCACAGACTATTCAGTCCTCAAAGTCCCCATACCCCAAGAACCCATTCCTCAACCCACAGACTATTCAGTCCTCAAAGTCCCCATACCCCAAGAACCCATTCCTCAACCCACAGACTATTCAGTCCTCAAAGTCCCCATACCCCAAGAACCCATTCCTCAACCCACGGACTATTCAGTCCTCAATGTCCCCACACCCCAAGAACCCATTCCTCAACCCACAGACTATTCAGTCCTCAATGTCCCCATACCCCAAGAACCCATTCCCTCAACCCACAGACTATTCAGTCCTTAAAGTCCCCACACCCCAAGAACCCATTCCCTCAACCCACAGACTATTAAGTCCTCAATGTCCCCACACCCCAAGAACCCATTCCCTCAACCCGTGGCCTATTAAGTCCCCACACCCCAAACCTCTCAAACTAAAGTGCCCCAATTCTGACAAGTTAATGATCATTTCTGGTAATAACCCTATGTACTTACTGTGTTTCAGTTGTTTTCTTCTCACACTACTTAAAACCTGGGGGTCTTTTAGCAACACTGTGCAaacttgcccatgggcagtaacctatggcaaccaatcaaatcgtTGCATTgactgttctacctgcagctggctgaaaaaagccaatcactgattggttgctatagattactgcccatgggcaaatctgccaatcacttattggttgctgtgggttacaccctaagggcaaatttgcccagttttgataaacgAGCCCCAATGAGTTATTAACGCCTTCAAACATCCCCAAACCTACCACCCAATCCCCTTCTCCCAAACCATGAGCACAACATTGATAGAAACGCTCGTCCCCTCTGAGTGGCCTACTGAGGCTCTACTTACATCCGAGTGCACTCCAATGCTCACTCACCTGTATGTACAAACATGTGCTTCACGTAATTCTGTTTGGCGGTAAAAGTTTTGTTACACAGGGTGCACTCGTAAGGCTTTTTTTCTCCTTGTGCACTTGATGTGCTGTGACTGGTTTGGGAAGTGTTCTGATACTGGCCAGCGAATGGAGAGATGCCAGACTGGGGGACCGTCACAAACTGGGTTTGCTGACCAGGTATAGACTGGGGCAGACTGAAAAGGAAAGGCTTGGGGCCACTCCCGGCTGCTTGGGTGGTAAAAAGGGTAGGAAGGTAGGTGTTGCCAGCGGTGCCAATGACCTGGGTATTACTAGTCAGGGTGAGCGGCATCCTCAGGTTGCTGGTGAGAGTTTCTGTCTGACGTAAGTAGAGTTGGGTATTTGGCATTGTCTGCGCTATGGACTGGGTAACCGAAGTCTGTACGACCCCCTTGTCGGTGCTATTGCTAACTCGGAGCACTGTGCTGTCCGTATCAAGGTTCCTCTCGGGGGAGGAAGAGCTGGTTTCTAAGTGCGGTTGGTCCTGGTTTTCACTGCCCTCGGTGGGCAGGTTGTTGGACTCTGCTTGGGAAGGCTCCTGCGGACCCTCTCGGCTGAGGATGGGCATGTACTGCTGCTCTCCGGAGTCGGGCTCTGTGCCGATGGATGAGCTGACTCCGGAGTCAAAGCTTTCGCCTTTGGGTTCACTTTCAGTGCCTTCTGCTTGATCGGTGTCTTCAGTGCACTCTTCCGACTCGTTCCTTTCCAGCGCCTGCGAGCTCTGCTGCCCGTAGTAGTCATAGTCGTCCTCCACCTCCTGCTTAATGTGAATGTTGCCCATTAGTGTTTGGATACGGACCGGGCGTGGCTGCTTCCGGCAGTGGGTGGTCTCGGGAGTGGCGGAGAGGTACCGCTCCATTCTCTGGGATCGTTGGTGTATGCGGGTGATCCAGCTGGGTTCCTCCATGTGGTGTTGCCGAGGCAGCCCTAAGGCAGTCTTGTGGTGGCTAACCAGGGCTCCACTGTAGAAGGACCGCTCCCCGCTGCCGTTGTGCATGGAACACGTATACAGAGCGGAGTAGATCCGGTCAACGCTGTGCTGACGATGGCTCTGAAGGTAGTTTGATTCGGTGTCGCTACTCTGCCCAGAGGTGCCCGACTCGGGGGTCCCCCTGGGCGTCTCTTGAGCAGAGTCCGGTAAAAGGGGGTACACTCCTCCGACATTTTGCGAGACGATTCGCGTGCACTCGTCGATGACCGTCTTTATCTGCAGAATACTAGCGGCCGTCAGGATCTGCAGCGCCTCCGACTGGGAAACCCTCAGCACCCCGCTGTACATGAAGTCGATCAGCTTCTGCACCGCGTGAACCGACACCACCGAGGGAATCTCGATGTCGCTGTATCCCAGCAGCAGCTTGTCCTGGAAAAATGGGCTGCCAGCGGCCAGCACGCAGCGGTGGGCCCGCAACATGCTTCCGTGGATTCGCACCGTCACGTCACAGAAGTGGCCACGGTTGCGCTGCTCGTTGAGGGTCTCGAGCACGGAATTGCTGAAGTTGTGGAGGTTGATGCTGTGAATGCGCTCTGTCATCCCCTTGCAACTGATGTCACCTGCGAGACAGAACAACAAGAGAGAAGTGTTAGAGACCTGGAGTTGGAGAGATATCCCCCCcgcctcacccccagcagccgatcagcagaacaatgggaagggagcaagatagcagctcccagtaggtatcagaatagcactcaatagtaagaaatccaagtccggcttgggactcctccagttacatgggagtaggagaaacaataggttagctgaaagcagttctaatgtgtagcactggctgaaagctcagactcaggcacactttactgctgcgctgcaagttggagtgatatccccccccctcacccccagcagccgatcagcagaacaatgggaagggagcaagatagcagctcccagtaggtatcagaatagcactcaatagtaagaaatccaagtccggcttgggactcctccagttacatgggagtaggagaaacaataggttagctgaaagcagttctaatgtgtagcactggctgaaagctcagactcaggcacactttactgctgcgctgcaagttggagtgatatccccccccctcacccccagcagccgatcagcagaacaatgggaagggagcaagatagcagctcccagtaggtatcagaatagcactcaatagtaagaaatccaagtccggcttgggactcctccagttacatgggagtaggagaaacaataggttagctgaaagcagttctaatgtgtagcgctggctgaaagctcagactcaggcacaaggcactgagatggcgcctacacaccaatattacagctacaaatacatttgttggttgaagaataaaaggttaaatggcagagggaattatttgctgtgtaacagggtcatttagagataaacagcccCCCATAAATATCAGGGCAGGGTCCCTTTAAGGTTGTTGCTACAGAAACAGTACCGGCCCATTGCTGCTCTCGCTGGTTTtgacttttgtatattttttgtattgGGAATAACAGAGCCGGGAAGAAGCAGACAAAGCTCTTTTACTGTTTTAAGACCCAGCAGAAAGGGAGAGAAAAATACAGCTTTCAGCAGCAATTTCACTTGAACtggaaaacattaaataaacacaatgaatGTGAATCGGAGGCTTCTTAGAATTTCAGTTTCTCTCCTTCTGCAAAATTGTAATTTTTGGGTTTACAGCCCTATAGGAATAGTGTAAAGTGGCAATTCTTTAAATTTACCctgtttagaaaaacaaacagatGTGAAAATAATGAAcaacaataatataaatgtacaagtacgggacctgctatccagaatgctcggcacctggggttttccggataagggatctttttgtaagtctgctaaaattcatttaaatattgaataaacccaatagggctgttctgccccaataaggggtaattatatcttagttgggatcaagtacaggtactgttttattattacagagaaaagggaatcatttaaccatgaaataaacccaatagggctgttctgccccaataaggggtaattatatcttagttgggatcaagtacaggtactgttttattattacagagaaaagggaatcatttaaccatgaaataaacccaatagggctgttctgcccccaataaggggtaattatatcttagttgggatcaagtacaggtactgttttattattacagagaaaagggaatcatttaaccatgaaataaacccaatagggctgttctgcccccaataaggggtaattatatcttagttgggatcaagtacaggtactgttttattattacagagaaaagggaatcatttaaccattaaataaccccaatagggctgttctgccccaataaggggtaattatatcttagttgggatcaagtacaggtactgttttattattacagagaaaagggaatcatttaaccattaaataaccccaatagggctgttctgccccaataaggggtaattatatcttagttgggatcaagtacaggtactgttttattattacagagaaaagggaatcatttaaccatgaaataaacccaatagggctgttctgccccaataaggggtaattatatcttagttgggatcaagtacaggtactgttttattattacagagaaaagggaatcatttaaccattaaataaccccaatagggctgttctgccccaataaggggtaattatatcttagttgggatcaagtacaggtactgttttattattacacagaaaagggaatcatttttaaaaatttgaattatttgcttataatggagtctatgggagatggcctttccataattcgtaactttcgggtttgtggataagggatcccacacctgtatatacatatattatgattatatattaccattattaaaatataattattgatTGATATATTAtcaattatatataataacaacaacaacaacaataataataataataatatataaatgcattgtgatgctatatttatatatatatatatatttaactttcaCTACCGGTCCGCTTCTGGTTGCGGAGGACAGTGACTGAATTGGAGATTGGGTACATTCTCTTTCACTATCTCTGCTTCAGTTACGATCTTTTTTGTTTCTTCTTGTCAGCATCTACACTATCTTTTCCTATTTACCTTTGGCACTATGGCTCTTTATTTATTTCGTTTTTACTTTTGTTGACATTGTATTTTTGTAGACCCTATGCGGGGTGGGCAATGGCCAACAACTGAGTGACGTCATTAGTGTAATTTTGGTGCCACATTGTGTTTATCACGCAACTtttcgcgttttttcgcgcaaatcgtattggtaacgaaaaagtcgcgataatttccgaaaagttgtaaaggcgccgaaaaaatcgcaaaaaatacgaaaaagtcgcaaaatgttcgttttccaatcggaatttttccaattcggattcgaattcgtgggttagtaaatcagcccctaagtcctgtgagtgcggcattctctttttgctttatatatatatatatatatagtaatactaTATAATGcatattcataataataatataaatagtaataaaagaaaatatatatattattatttcttgtattattattgcttttattattattattattgttatgcttattattattattatgaccaGGGAAGAGAAGAGTGGATTCCCATTTGCCCCACTAGGGGGCAGCACACTATCACTAGATCCCCAGTCACATTCAGTAACACACCCTACTAGAGATTCTCATGGACTCTTTGGTTATCAAAGTAAATAGTGAggctttaaaacaaaatattaataaacagaaaataaagaaaaagaataaaaacaaggAGTTGCGTGAATAAGCGCAGTTTCTCTGGGAAGGCTCGGGCTGTCAGTCTGTCATTAGGTATGTAGATGTGGCGCATATTAATTCTGATTTGCATAATTATGAGGCATGACATTAGCACCCCATTAGCACCCAATCTACACCAGGGGAGCAGTGGGAGATAAGTGTTAATAGTTAACAGGATGAGGCTTAATGTgcactgatccccccccccatatgaaaCAATGGGCCCATCCCGCATACTGGCACAGTGCTGATTGGCTGAAGGCCCCCCTGGGCTCTGAGCTGCAAGCTGGGCCCCATGTATAACAGATAAACTGAGAGCTGGATAATGGGGTGAAATGGAAGGTTTGAGAAACAGATGCTCTATAGTCAGGCAGAACCAGCTCTAATGGGGCAAAATAGGGATCTATGGGCCCCCATGATCCATATAAATCAGGGTTTGGGGTTCTTCAGCGGATCCACTCTGTACAACAAATGGGTGTGTGCATTGAacatattacatacaaaaatagaaCTGATAAGCGAtagaagaggtaaagagggccttgcacaaaagagcttacaatctaaactgAGAGAAGGGTATGGGACGCAATGTGTGTAGTTCAGTCCATAGAGTGGGTTCTAATAGGAACCCTGTAGGAACTTCGGCCTGGTCAGACGACTGCCAGATCCATTCCCAGGTACTGACTGTGCCGctggctgctctcctccccatgTCCCCATGCCAAGTACAAAGGGTTCTGCCATTGGGTAGAGAAGCAGCACAAAGCGGATCGATGGAGCATTGGCCAATAGAAACAAAAATACTGTCTCCATTACACTGCTTTACACTGTCTCCCCTCAAGCACAGAGATTATGTGACCCCCCCAACTGGTtatgggaaagagaacagcccaaGGGAGGGGAAATCTCTCCCAGGGGGGATCCATTAATTCAGGGGGGGGTTTCATAATGACCCACATGTCACCCCAATCGGATCTATCTTTAAACCCCCCACCTCCTTGTATAACTGTCTGACTCTTTCAATTAATTTCGCATCCCCTTTTTACCCCCATGAAGTCACAGTAAGGATTCTGCGGCGCAGCAATAAGGCAAAATCCcaacaaaaaatatgtaaacataATGGAAAGAATGAAAATGCCATTTCCAGATGACTAATGAGCGTTTCCCATCACGTTTGGGCTAACGAGGGGCCGGGGATTCTCCGTTCATAAACGCCAGGTGGGGGCCGAGCTCGCGAGGAACAAAAcagctttaaaataaatagaaaacatcCAAACTGCAATGATTCTGCTTGAGCATAAACCAGATTCCCTCGGAGACCTCATCAACATAACGATAATCTCGTTAACTCTCCGAGCGCCACAAAGCCGCCACGGGGCCCGGGGCACCGACTTTCTCctggctgtcaggggatgctgggagttttcaaTAATGAAGTTTCAAGTAAAGGGGACATTAACCtgaaatatatttcatatttcagTCTGTCATCCTGTTACTAGGGCAGTGATCCTGGCAACTATATAACGGTTATAATTCCACActggtcacctttgagttaactgttagtatgatgtagagagtaatagtctgagacaatttgcaattggtcttcattttttattgtttgtagttttatagttatttcattttcagttcagcagctctccagtctggagtttcatcagctatttggttgctagggtccaagttgccttagtaaccagggagcggtttgaatgagtgacaggtatatgaataggggaggggctgaataaaaagataaggaataaaaagtaacaataacaataaaactggagcctcacagagcaatagggtttggctgccggggtcagtgacccccatttgaaagctgcaaagaatcagaagaagaagggaaataattcaacactataacaaacaaataatgaagaccaattggaaagttgcttagaattggccattctataacatactaacagttaagtTACAGGTTTATCTTGTTTCCTCCTACCGAGGGATCAATAAATCTCAGTGGGGGGATCCGACAGGCAAGTTCTACTGATTATTGACCCCCAATCAATGGAACCCATTTGGCTGAGTGTAAGGAAACGGCTCAGAGCTCTGTGCGTATATTGGCCGCGCTCTGCCCTGGGCGTTTGTGCCCCGACCCATTGCTCAGGGGCTATAAACATAACTGGGTCGGCACATTTAATCCCATTGCCCCATACTGGGCAGGATGAGACCTGGGGGCCGTTCTACACAAgtgtaagttcccctttaagttaacttctagtatgttatagaatggtcaggtcttagcaactttccaattggtctttattatttattccttatagtttttgaattatttcccttcttcttctgactctttccagctttcaaatgggggtcactgaccccggcagccaaaccctattgctctgtgaggctccagttttattgttattgttactttttattccttatctttctattcagcccctcccctattcatattccagcctctcattcaacccactccctggttgctaaggtaacttggaccctagcaaccagtcacctgctaaaactcattaaaaaaaacaaatactgaaataattaaaaaaaacttacaaacaataaaaaatgaagaccaattgcaaattgtctcaaaatattactcccttcatcctactaaaagttaactttccctttagcaGTTGTTCTGCATGTTCACTGTATGGCCAGGAGTATGTGGGTGATAGTGATGTGCGCTCCCAGCCCGAACCCTAACTGATCCAGCTAGTCCCCCATATTTATAGGCTCACGCCCACCGATGATGTTGCAAAAGGGGCGGGCAAGGGCGTGCgtgtcttttttaaaaataaatcagccatacctgttataaatgcatttaaaaatctgagctgtcaatcatatattgcctgccccgcctctatgccgcaggcatagaggcggggcaggcaatatgtgattgatagctcagatttttaattacaaatacttttactttccatttagcacttcctaaatatcacccagatggcaaatgcataagattttggggggatacaaagctttgccttaataacagtgtttacaaaatggcaccggcctgctggctgtgactgtatatTCCAGggctaaagggaaaaaaatgaaattatttatattgtgtaagtaaagtttattttgctctactaacctgatagcaaaggatttggaattattgcttatggtgacagttcccctttaatcattttGCCCCATAGTGCGCTTGAGATGTAAACATGTAAGAGAAATAATTGGCCACTAGGTGTAAGTGTATTAAATCCCAAttagtattttatataaatatccatGGGCGCCATTGTAAGGTGCAAAACCTAAGTCTTTACATTCAAACGGGCCTGCCCGTctacaggaagcaggaagtgacCCCGAAAAGTTCAGAgataatggctgcccccacagaAGGCACTAAATGCCCATGGTTTGGGGTGTAGGTGTATTAAATCCCAAttagtattttatataaatatccatGGGCGCCATTGTAAGGTGCAAAACCTCAGCCTTTACGTTCAAACAGGCCTGCCCGTctacaggaagcaggaagtgacCCCGAGAAGGTCAGAgataatggctgcccccacactAAATGCCCGTGGTTTGGGGTGTAGGTGTATTAAATcccaattattattttatataaatatccatGGGTGCCATTGTAAGGTGCAAAACCTCAGCCTTTACGTTCAAACAGGCCTGCCCGTctacaggaagcaggaagtgacCCCGAGAAGGTCAGAgataatggctgcccccacactAAATGCCCGTGGTTTGGGGTGTAGGCGTATTAAATCccaattattattttatgtaaatatcCATGGGCGCCATTGTAAGGTGCAAACCCTGAGCCTTTACATTCATAAGGGCCGTAGACGGGCAGTCTACAAGAAGCAGGAAGTGACCCCGAGAAAGTCAGagttaatggctgcccccacagaCGGCACTAAATGCCCGCGGTTTGGGGTGTAGGTGTATTAAATCCCAAttggtattttatataaatatccacGGGCGCCATTGTAAGGTGCAAACCCTGAGCCTCTACATTTAAACGGGCCTGCCCGTctacaggaagcaggaagtgaaCTCGAGAAGGTCAGAgataatggctgcccccacactAAATGCCCGTGGTTTGGGGTGTAGGTGTATTAAATCCCAATTAGTATTTTTAATTTCGGGGACCAGTATAAATATCCAAGGGCGCCATTGTAAGGTGCAAAACCTGAGTCTTTATATTTGAAAGGGCCTTCCCCTctacaggaagcaggaagtgaaCCTGAGAAAGTCAGAgataatggctgcccccacactAAATGCCCGTGGTTTGGGGTGTAGGTGTATTAAATCCCAATTAGTATTTTTAATTTCGGGGACCAGTATAAATATCCAAGGGCGCCATTGTAAGGTGCAAAACCTGAGTCTTTATATTTGAAAGGGCCTTCCCCTctacaggaagcaggaagtgaaCCTGAGAAAGTCAGAgataatggctgcccccacactAAATGCCCACGGTTTGGGGCAATTAGCCGGCTCAGCCTttacagttcaacaacaacaAAGTGGGGGCTCAGTATCAAAGTTTTTTGGGCTTTTGCTGTGTGAATGTACTCACTATCAGGCGACgcgtgctgattggttgcttgatGTCTGTATGAGTTGGATAAGGCTGGGCAGCGGAATAGAACAGCTAGAAAGTTCTGGCAGGGACGGCCTGGCTTGGCACTGCCTCCTCTCCACTGACTAATCTCATTCTCCACAGACGCCTTCTGCTTTTCAGCTGTCCTGCGTTTCTTCCTGCGAACAGACAAAGGAACCTTTGAGGGGAGCTGACTGCTTGTTTGGGAAAGGGAATTTTTAGAATATGTTAAAGATAACTTCCATTtcttctatcccccccccccccccccccccgagaaatGGACCATCGCACACAGAACTGTCTATTTTATCCATCAGCCTCCGAGGGGAGAGAGGGACAAACACAGAATAAATCCAACCTGTGCGTCGGAGCGGCTCATTGTGCcgaagggcaggggggggggggcaagtctATAAAAAGCTCTGCCTATTGTTTCAATAATAATTCCGTAAAGGAATAATTAGTGTTATTAGCGGGGCCTTCGTTATTCAGCCGGGGGGGGCTGAGAAAGTTGGGGAAACCAAATATGGGGAAATTCGGCCAAATTAGAGAGAAAGATTCTCTTCAATTATCAAGAcaaatttagattttatttttcaaagcaaatacaggtatgggatcccttatccagaaagctccgaattatgaaaagcctgtctcccatagactccattttaatcaaataattcagcttATTAAAATTGAtatccattttctctgtaataataaaacagtacctgtacttgatcccaactaagatataattaccccttattggggcagaacagccctattgggtttatttcatggttaaatgattcccttttctctgtaataataaaacagtacctgtacttgatcccaactaagatataattaccccttattggggcagaacagtcctattgggtttatttaatggttaaatgattcccttttctctgtaataataaaacagtacctgtacttgatcccaactaagatataattaccccttattggggcagaacagccctattgggtttatttaatggttaaatgattcccttttctctgtaataataaaacagtacctgtacttgatcccaactaagatataattaccccttattggggcagaacagccctattgggtttatttcatggttaaatgattcccttttctctgtaataataaaacagtacctgtacttgatcccaactaagatataattaccccttattgggggcagaacagtcctatccggaatacccttgcacccaagcattctggataatggatcctatacctgtatctgaaaATATTTTGGAAATTTGGACATTTTTCTAAAATCAATTTCTAGCTGTATTTGCTGTACAACAAAGGTGATGATTTGtatcaggataaaaaaaaaatgtcaggagaaAGGAATGGTTTGTGAGCCCCGCCTACCAGGGCTGAGGCCCCTCCCACTTCCATTCACTCATCGATAAGCATACGGGTAGAGTAGTAGATactgaggggcccatttattacAATTCAATTATggtgaaaaaactcaaaaatcccacaggaatgaacagagtttttatgtatcaggctctaaactcacaaaaataataaataaataaagacaaaaagttacataattcaaaaacggcaaatgataaaaaatgaagaccaattgcaaattctatCACAActgcactctctgcatcatactaacacTTATTGTAAAGCTGACCTGCCTGAGGGTGCAGTTCTACTGAGTCCCAATCTGGCTAATAATGGGGTCAGGCCCACCGGCGCCGGTACTACCCGGTACCACGGGTTTTCTTGTTTATACTCAGTCACTGGGAACACCAGTTTGGGGGTCACTGGGCTGGTTTAATTGCCTATTTGAGCATCGGGGACCCCCTGTACCCTGCTAAAGTCTCACTTAAATAATAAATTCCTCATGCCCACCTGAAAtaaatgcattaaaggggaagtatacccaTCCAAATAACTAAACGTGCAATTGCTCAATTCTCTCATTTTGATTAATTGACAttggtataattattattatattttcaatAATAATTAGTCAGAAGACCGCCCTCTGCTGTTAGgttgccatcccgccggcgaataGAAACATAACTTACTGACGCAGGGGGCACCTCCCGACGCTTATCTGCTCAATTACATTCCGGCTCCCATCGTTGTATCATACAATACAGGTGCTGCCGCTCCTTTaagaattccccccccccgggggtataaatagaataaaataatgataatgtATAATGGAACCAGGACACAGATAAAGGAGGAGGAACCCATTT
This sequence is a window from Xenopus tropicalis strain Nigerian chromosome 2, UCB_Xtro_10.0, whole genome shotgun sequence. Protein-coding genes within it:
- the zbtb20 gene encoding zinc finger and BTB domain-containing protein 20 — protein: MTERIHSINLHNFSNSVLETLNEQRNRGHFCDVTVRIHGSMLRAHRCVLAAGSPFFQDKLLLGYSDIEIPSVVSVHAVQKLIDFMYSGVLRVSQSEALQILTAASILQIKTVIDECTRIVSQNVGGVYPLLPDSAQETPRGTPESGTSGQSSDTESNYLQSHRQHSVDRIYSALYTCSMHNGSGERSFYSGALVSHHKTALGLPRQHHMEEPSWITRIHQRSQRMERYLSATPETTHCRKQPRPVRIQTLMGNIHIKQEVEDDYDYYGQQSSQALERNESEECTEDTDQAEGTESEPKGESFDSGVSSSIGTEPDSGEQQYMPILSREGPQEPSQAESNNLPTEGSENQDQPHLETSSSSPERNLDTDSTVLRVSNSTDKGVVQTSVTQSIAQTMPNTQLYLRQTETLTSNLRMPLTLTSNTQVIGTAGNTYLPTLFTTQAAGSGPKPFLFSLPQSIPGQQTQFVTVPQSGISPFAGQYQNTSQTSHSTSSAQGEKKPYECTLCNKTFTAKQNYVKHMFVHTGEKPHQCSICWRSFSLKDYLIKHMVTHTGVRAYQCSICNKRFTQKSSLNVHMRLHRGEKSYECYICKKKFSHKTLLERHVALHSATNGTASLPITAAPPGSVPAPGSAQPLGSAPISGTTPGQGLPPTPNMAPTPVLANAQVLPAAPVLAPASALVQAPVLVSALAPTPNLVHPPTPSPTPGPVLAPRPPNGGVATGAEGTTYVCSVCPTKFDQIEQFNDHMRMHVSDG